The DNA region tgcaatgacattttttttaaatctttattaaaGAGCTTTGACATGACACGTGGAAAGAGGCTCATCTCGATGCGCGCGTTTGTCTCGTTCGCACTACCGTCGTAATAAATCGGTGTGTCTCTGTCGTTCAATAGCGTAAATTTACATAGCTGTGTGGGTCTTCTTGTATGTAGTAGTGTGTAGTGCCATTTATTAGCTGAcaattagtattagtattgacGTGCCGTATCTTccgctattttactttaatcaaaggCTTAAACCCAACAAATTAGAAAGTCCATTAAGATAATAGGTACACTGGGCACACCTTGAGaatgtattatatttaataaacacTACTAACAGGcattgtataataataataatatatagggttaaaaaaaaacatattcttATAGCAACTTAATGCGTGTCGACGCTTTAGGTATGCCTGACACCGCAGCCAACTTCCTAGGATTGGTTGCCGAAAACGGTCGACTCAAAAAACTGAAACGCATGGTAAATATGTTTCTGGCGGTGATGGTCGCGCACAACAACAAGGCCCTCTGTGAGGTCATCACCGCCTCACCTCTCGATGATAGTACCCGCCAATCCCTCATGGACGCTCTTGGGAAGTTTGTCAAAGGAGGTAAGAAGATTGAGCTTACAGAGAAGGTGGATCCCTCCATAATCGGAGGGATGATAGTGGGTGTGGAGGACAAGCATATCGATATGAGCATTTCTAGAAAAATTCAGATGTATACCGATATACTGAAGCAGGCAGTCTAACTTTGGTTTTTGCGCTTGTTAGAAAAACCAGGCGCAAAATAATTCTTCGCTTATacttttaactatttatatattatgtctcGAATGATGATCAAATTAAAAAGTGTGTAGTTTCGGTGCCTAAATTAGGCAACTAATCCGTTCTAGTTGGAAAGTGTTGTTATTTCTTTGTGAATTAATAAGTAAATGTAgttattgtattttaattaaaacaatgtcttattttattattatctttaataatttattaaatagtaGTTACAAAACAACATTAAAAATAATCGCCCCTATATGGCCAGTTGTACCACATTACAGTATTGAGCAAATGTTCATAAAATGAACTAATTTCTAAAGATGTGATACAGCGCCATATCTGAACGTAATATGTTTGTACCCCGTCGGCGTAATAAGATTCGCATGGTAGCCATGGTTCCGATCCTTTGGGGGAGTCTTGCACGCGGAACCTTCCAGAAGCCGAGAGACACTTTGGGCATGGATTCTGAAATTTACTCTGTTAGAGTTGAGAGATCCGGTCATAACTCTTTGGAAGCTGGAAGTCAAGATCCAGAGTTCTTGGTCACCCTTGAGGTTGTTAACAATTTTCATGCCACTGGCGAACTGTAGGGTCTCTCTGTCGATGGCGATTTGGTGGAAGTTTCGTGGGGTGTATTCGGTAGCGGAGTTCCAGCACCAGATGCTTGGAGGGTCCATGAGTCCGAAGAAAAGGACGCCATCGCGGTCCATGGCCTCGGCTGCGGACTGCGACGTGCGCTCCTCAGGGAAAACCTGCAAATTATTAACTCGTTTAGGTACATTCACATTCCAACTTAAAAACCGGTATCGACTCTAGTTAAAAAGCAATTAGGAGTAAATACTTTGTTGAATATGAATAGGTCAATGACTCATTTTTCTAAAACAACGCAGCAACGTCACGTTTCCGACTGTTAACGATAATAGCTATGTAAATATGCAAACTGTAATGTCGCGCGGTTTTTCTTCAAACTTGGCCGGACATTTGTAcggtgtgtctatttattttaagatggtacttatttatttgattACAACTCGCGTCACTAATTACTTCAATATGTACATGTTTTATCTCGGCATTCGCCATAGGTTCATACTGCATAGTAccacttaattatttttttctactcccgtaattcgtcatttacagtcgcgtgcatagatctttaaagccctacataaaagatgccagccCCGGCCGACACCCCGTGCACCCACGCATACGTTATAGCCTTTTACGTATTGTGACGAAGcctttaaggcactggtcccaccgcgagctagtaagctatgagctatcggctataaaaacgaacaaaagatagtcgctcccgtgcaaataaaagagacacggcgatgtttatagttactcgcccagcggtgagctatcaaaatcgccgtgtctcttttatttgcacgggagtgcttatcttttgttcgtttttatagccaatagctcatagcttactagctcgcgatgggaccagtgccttatggaTATACAGCGTGGGTGCTGGCCAGGGCGGGCGGCGGGGCGGGAAGTGCGAGCGACAGCGTCGGGAgaaggaacagaggggaggcagACGCTTCAAAATACATGAAACAGTgggaatttcacgaaagttattctagaaaacgaTTATAAACTAAGTGCATgttcgtagaaaaagtattgtaggTATGCATCGGTGTTTAaccgagtcaaaaaatacttgtacccacgccactcgccttttttgacctcttttaaacgccagttgcataaaataataaatattgggggacaccttacacagatcaacctatctccaaactaagcaaagattgtactatgggtgctaggcgacgatatacttacttaaatagatagatatgtacatacttatatgcataaaatactattaggaGCTTAGAACTTTGTTTATTCTCGGTATCTTACTAATAATACCCCCCTTTTAATTGAAAGCATCAATCATTCATCATTcagcataattatattactcCTGTTAGATTAGATAGATTATCACGTCTAATGAGCTGACACTGACACAACTTCACTTTTCTACAATATAAATGACaagaattttctttcaaaattacCTACTTTTCTTCTACATAACTGTCTTACTACTACTACAACTAGAATATGACTAGAATGTAGGTACACTCACGTTCATAGAGCGGGGGTCAGCGTTGGAGTCTTCTATGAAGGAGTCATTCCGCAGCACGCCAGTCCGAACGACATTCTCAGTAGTGGAGGCTAGCGAGTGGAAGTACAGGTAGCGATCGCGCCCTCGCCGCCACGGCGACAGCGCCATCCCTAGCACGCCATCCATCAGGTCGAAGCTCTCACCTGGAAACAATAGCAGGAAAATTGTTAAGGTAACCGTATAAACCGGTCGAGGCTGGTAATCATACAATTCTAATAgttgttattttcttttttttgtccTGCGTGTTATGCGGCCTCTAAGGAAAAAAGTGGCCCTCGTTAATTCTGACTTGAACTCAAGATGAAATACCATTAACAGGAAAATTGGTATCGAAGATCCAGTAAATACCGAGTTGGATAGTATCACAGTCACAGGCTAGATTTTATTTCACAGGACTAACAGGACACTTCTATTGATAAATTCATCaatatacttattacttacataCGATGTCACGGCAGTGACATAGTGGAAAGTTAGAAGAGAGGTAATGTTTTAGATAAACTGTCGTTGATGAAACTTTGCCGCTACTCTAAGGAACAAGGTACCGTTGGTCACGAGGCTATCCTCGAGTATTTCGAGACCGTCTGCTTCGTTCAACTAGAGAACATCCACAAACTTCCCTCCGTCTCCCGGGGACTGTCCCATTATTCCGGAAATAAAAGCCAGTACCATCGATAGTGAAGCTCCTATGCGTGCGATGGGAAGGGGAACGATGCGTGACCCGCCAGGAGCCATCAAGGACTCATACTCGACCAGTATGCCGAAGCTGGTCACTTCAGCTACGTAAAACACGACCTTTAGTAACCTGTCTCCGCATGAGCCGTTGAGTGACGCGCCAGGATCGATCTCGAGCTACATCTACGACCAGTATGccaaaaccggtgaagtcagccACGTATACGAACGTTAGAAACCTGTCTCCCGGTGACTATCCCCTTCATTTGGCTCCTGGAGTAACTAGAGACCAGTACCATCGATAGTGAAGCTCCCGCGCGACGGGAAGGGGAACATGAGCCGATGAGTGACGCGCCAGGAGCGGTCACGGGCTACATCCACGACCAGTATGCCAAAGCCGGTGACGTCAGCCACGTACACGTACGTATCCCCGCAGTCCTCGGGGTGGGATTTGCGGATGTCTACAACCTGGAAAAATACAGGATAGTTACTAAAACTAA from Leguminivora glycinivorella isolate SPB_JAAS2020 chromosome 14, LegGlyc_1.1, whole genome shotgun sequence includes:
- the LOC125233067 gene encoding ATP synthase subunit O, mitochondrial-like, producing the protein MRVDALGMPDTAANFLGLVAENGRLKKLKRMVNMFLAVMVAHNNKALCEVITASPLDDSTRQSLMDALGKFVKGGKKIELTEKVDPSIIGGMIVGVEDKHIDMSISRKIQMYTDILKQAV
- the LOC125233125 gene encoding protein yellow-like isoform X2; this encodes MAYGIERFFFLSYCLACCWPQLQVSGQGRGLRTVRQWAELDFQFPSESVRLAAMANRFYVPGNSVPIDVDVQHRRGNLQSRIFVTIPRFDEGRPITLGTVDENARIYPYPDYTWHDNQGSNCDGMTSVFRVAIDECNRLWVMDAGKIGDNQVCPPQLLAFDLSTDNLIYRHRVNASSYVASSLFITPVVDIRKSHPEDCGDTYVYVADVTGFGILVVDVARDRSWRVTHRLMFPFPSRGSFTIDGESFDLMDGVLGMALSPWRRGRDRYLYFHSLASTTENVVRTGVLRNDSFIEDSNADPRSMNVFPEERTSQSAAEAMDRDGVLFFGLMDPPSIWCWNSATEYTPRNFHQIAIDRETLQFASGMKIVNNLKGDQELWILTSSFQRVMTGSLNSNRVNFRIHAQSVSRLLEGSACKTPPKDRNHGYHANLITPTGYKHITFRYGAVSHL
- the LOC125233125 gene encoding protein yellow-like isoform X1 yields the protein MVMVMEDQQARFCGPLLSQYDPALLDVFKVEMAYGIERFFFLSYCLACCWPQLQVSGQGRGLRTVRQWAELDFQFPSESVRLAAMANRFYVPGNSVPIDVDVQHRRGNLQSRIFVTIPRFDEGRPITLGTVDENARIYPYPDYTWHDNQGSNCDGMTSVFRVAIDECNRLWVMDAGKIGDNQVCPPQLLAFDLSTDNLIYRHRVNASSYVASSLFITPVVDIRKSHPEDCGDTYVYVADVTGFGILVVDVARDRSWRVTHRLMFPFPSRGSFTIDGESFDLMDGVLGMALSPWRRGRDRYLYFHSLASTTENVVRTGVLRNDSFIEDSNADPRSMNVFPEERTSQSAAEAMDRDGVLFFGLMDPPSIWCWNSATEYTPRNFHQIAIDRETLQFASGMKIVNNLKGDQELWILTSSFQRVMTGSLNSNRVNFRIHAQSVSRLLEGSACKTPPKDRNHGYHANLITPTGYKHITFRYGAVSHL